One window of the Strix uralensis isolate ZFMK-TIS-50842 chromosome 3, bStrUra1, whole genome shotgun sequence genome contains the following:
- the SNX5 gene encoding sorting nexin-5 isoform X1 yields the protein MALLREDAQNKMRSVSVDLNVDPSLQIDIPDALSEKDRVKFTVHTKTTLPAFQSPEFSVTRQHEDFVWLHDTLTETEEYAGLIIPPAPSKPDFDGPREKMQKLGEGEVSMTKEEFAKMKQELEAEYLAVFKKTVSSHEIFLQRISSHPVLSKDRNFHVFLEYDQDLSVRRKNTKEMFGGFLKSVVKSADEVLFSGVKEVEDFFEQEKTFLVNYYNRIKDACAKADKMTRSHKNVADDYIYTSACLNSLALEEPTVIKKYLLKVAELFEKLRKVESRVSSDEDLKLSELLRYYMLNIEAAKDLLYRRTRALVDYENSNKALDKARLKSKDVRLAEAHQQDCCQKFEKISESAKQELMSFKQKRIAAFRKNLIEMAELEIKHAKNNVSLLQSCIDLFKN from the exons ATGGCTTTGCTCCGGGAGGACGCGCAGAACAAG ATGAGGTCTGTATCTGTAGATCTGAATGTTGATCCTTCTCTGCAAATTGATATACCTGATGCCCTAAGTGAAAAGGACAGAGTGAAGTTCACTGTGCATACTAAG ACTACACTGCCAGCTTTTCAGAGCCCTGAGTTTTCAGTTACAAGGCAGCATGAAGACTTTGTGTGGCTGCATGATACACTCACTGAAACTGAAGAGTATGCAGGACTCATT ATACCTCCAGCACCTTCAAAGCCTGACTTTGATGGTCCCAGAGAGAAGATGCAGAAGCTAGGGGAAGGAGAAGTGTCTATGACAAAAGAAGAGTTTGCCAAAATGAAGCAAGAGCTAGAAGC tGAATACCTTGCCGTCTTCAAGAAGACTGTATCATCACATGAAATCTTCCTTCAGCGGATTTCTTCTCATCCTGTGCTCAGCAAAGATCgcaattttcatgttttcttggaGTATGATCAGGAT TTGAGTGTTCggaggaaaaatacaaaagagatgtttggtggctttttaaaaagtgtggtAAAGAGTGCTGATGAAGTCCTCTTCTCTGGAGTCAAG GAAGTAGAAGACTTTTTTGAGCAAGAGAAGACTTTTCTTGTGAACTACTACAACAGAATCAAGGATGCATGTGCAAAAGCAGATAAGATGACAAGATCTCACAAAA ATGTTGCAGATGACTATATTTATACTTCAGCTTGCTTGAACAGTCTGGCGTTAGAAGAACCTACAGTTATCAAAAA gTACTTGTTGAAAGTTGCTGAGCTTTTTGAGAAACTCAGG AAGGTAGAGAGTAGAGTTTCATCTGATGAAGACTTAAAGCTCTCTGAACTATTGAGATACTACATGCTCAATATAGAAGCTGCTAAG GATCTTCTGTACAGACGTACAAGGGCCCTTGTCGACTATGAAAACTCGAATAAAGCTTTAGATAAAGCCAGACTAAAGAGCAAGGACGTCAGGCTGGCTGAGGCACATCAACAGGATTGTTGTCAGAAGTTTGAAAAGATTTCAGAATCTGCAAAACAAG AACTGATGAGCTTCAAACAGAAGAGAATAGCAGCATTCCGCAAAAACCTAATTGAAATGGCagaactggaaataaaacatGCAAAG AACAATGTCTCTCTCCTGCAAAGCTGTATTGACTTGTTCAAGAACTAA
- the SNX5 gene encoding sorting nexin-5 isoform X2, which yields MRSVSVDLNVDPSLQIDIPDALSEKDRVKFTVHTKTTLPAFQSPEFSVTRQHEDFVWLHDTLTETEEYAGLIIPPAPSKPDFDGPREKMQKLGEGEVSMTKEEFAKMKQELEAEYLAVFKKTVSSHEIFLQRISSHPVLSKDRNFHVFLEYDQDLSVRRKNTKEMFGGFLKSVVKSADEVLFSGVKEVEDFFEQEKTFLVNYYNRIKDACAKADKMTRSHKNVADDYIYTSACLNSLALEEPTVIKKYLLKVAELFEKLRKVESRVSSDEDLKLSELLRYYMLNIEAAKDLLYRRTRALVDYENSNKALDKARLKSKDVRLAEAHQQDCCQKFEKISESAKQELMSFKQKRIAAFRKNLIEMAELEIKHAKNNVSLLQSCIDLFKN from the exons ATGAGGTCTGTATCTGTAGATCTGAATGTTGATCCTTCTCTGCAAATTGATATACCTGATGCCCTAAGTGAAAAGGACAGAGTGAAGTTCACTGTGCATACTAAG ACTACACTGCCAGCTTTTCAGAGCCCTGAGTTTTCAGTTACAAGGCAGCATGAAGACTTTGTGTGGCTGCATGATACACTCACTGAAACTGAAGAGTATGCAGGACTCATT ATACCTCCAGCACCTTCAAAGCCTGACTTTGATGGTCCCAGAGAGAAGATGCAGAAGCTAGGGGAAGGAGAAGTGTCTATGACAAAAGAAGAGTTTGCCAAAATGAAGCAAGAGCTAGAAGC tGAATACCTTGCCGTCTTCAAGAAGACTGTATCATCACATGAAATCTTCCTTCAGCGGATTTCTTCTCATCCTGTGCTCAGCAAAGATCgcaattttcatgttttcttggaGTATGATCAGGAT TTGAGTGTTCggaggaaaaatacaaaagagatgtttggtggctttttaaaaagtgtggtAAAGAGTGCTGATGAAGTCCTCTTCTCTGGAGTCAAG GAAGTAGAAGACTTTTTTGAGCAAGAGAAGACTTTTCTTGTGAACTACTACAACAGAATCAAGGATGCATGTGCAAAAGCAGATAAGATGACAAGATCTCACAAAA ATGTTGCAGATGACTATATTTATACTTCAGCTTGCTTGAACAGTCTGGCGTTAGAAGAACCTACAGTTATCAAAAA gTACTTGTTGAAAGTTGCTGAGCTTTTTGAGAAACTCAGG AAGGTAGAGAGTAGAGTTTCATCTGATGAAGACTTAAAGCTCTCTGAACTATTGAGATACTACATGCTCAATATAGAAGCTGCTAAG GATCTTCTGTACAGACGTACAAGGGCCCTTGTCGACTATGAAAACTCGAATAAAGCTTTAGATAAAGCCAGACTAAAGAGCAAGGACGTCAGGCTGGCTGAGGCACATCAACAGGATTGTTGTCAGAAGTTTGAAAAGATTTCAGAATCTGCAAAACAAG AACTGATGAGCTTCAAACAGAAGAGAATAGCAGCATTCCGCAAAAACCTAATTGAAATGGCagaactggaaataaaacatGCAAAG AACAATGTCTCTCTCCTGCAAAGCTGTATTGACTTGTTCAAGAACTAA